The Paenibacillus amylolyticus genome contains the following window.
AACCTTGAACAGCCAGGACGAAAATTCCAATATTCAAAAGCTGGTTGGAAGTAATCTGGGTTTGGCAGTAAGCCAGAATCTTGCCATTCTCATGCATGGTCGTATTCAGGTGAGCAGTGTGGAGGAAAATGAGACGGAATTCAACATCTCCCTTCCGTTGCGCAAATACTGGGAGTTACCTCAACTCGCAAGTGTTCAACATCGCTTAAAAGGGAAAAAGGTGTTGCTTGCCAAGGACCCTGACATTCTGCAAGGTGTCTCTTCCCTGATGCGCAGGTGGGATATGGATGTACACATGACCTCAGGTTTATCGTTAGCGCATAATTGGATTGAGGAAGGACTCAAGCCGGATGTAGCCGTTGTGGATATGGGATTGCTGGAAGGCGGCGCGGTCGACTTTGTACATGAACTGAAACAGCGACTGGAAGATCTGCCTGTCCTTGTTCTTATTCCTTATGGTATGCAGATTGAATTACACGAATCAGGAGCCTTTGATGCTGTGCTGACCAAGCCGGTCAGACAGGCGGATCTGTTGAATGCATTGAGCATCACGCTCCCTTAAATCAGGATCAGATAATAGAAAGAAAGCTTTACTCGGCGTACTGGCTATAGGTGCGCTTCTTTGTATTTTCCATTTTCTGAGCCAAAACCCTTTTCTTCCGAGCTGGTTACGTTACAATAGAAGATGAACTTCATCTTTATAACCAACAGAGGAGGATATGCAATCCATGGATTATCGCAGATTGGGTGGAAGCGGACTGAAAGTAAGCGAGATCAGCCTGGGAAGCTGGCTGACGTACGGAGGGTATGTGGAACGTGAAAATGCGGTAAAATCAATTGAGACTGCATTTGATGAAGGCATTAACTTTTTTGATACGGCCAATGTATATGAACGGGGTGCAGCAGAAGAATTGCTTGGGCAGACGCTCAAAGCATATGCCCGTGACTCTTATGTACTAGCAACCAAAGTATTTGGCAAAATGGGAGATGGTCCGAATGACCAGGGGCTGTCACGTAAACATATCAAGGAGCAATGTGAAGCCAGCTTGAAGCGCTTGGGCGTTGAATATGTGGATATCTATTATTGCCATCGTTATCATACTGAAACACCAATAGAAGAAACACTCCGCGCGCTCGATGATCTGGTGCGCCAAGGCAAAGTGTTATATGTAGGCGTCAGCCAGTGGACGGCGGCGCAAATGGAAGATGCGTTGGGTACAGCAGACCGTCTGCTTCTGGATCGTATCGTAGTCAATCAGCCCGTGTACAACATGTTTGACCGAT
Protein-coding sequences here:
- a CDS encoding aldo/keto reductase family protein gives rise to the protein MDYRRLGGSGLKVSEISLGSWLTYGGYVERENAVKSIETAFDEGINFFDTANVYERGAAEELLGQTLKAYARDSYVLATKVFGKMGDGPNDQGLSRKHIKEQCEASLKRLGVEYVDIYYCHRYHTETPIEETLRALDDLVRQGKVLYVGVSQWTAAQMEDALGTADRLLLDRIVVNQPVYNMFDRYIENEIIPLGERKGIGQVVYSPLAQGLLTGKYTSVSDIPENSRAAKLGWDEGKINADRIGKVRQLIEVADKLDLKVGQLALAWILRQNNVSSALVGASRPEQVKENAAASGVKLDAAIVEEIESILA